From Pseudonocardia autotrophica, one genomic window encodes:
- a CDS encoding glyoxalase superfamily protein, producing the protein MDLTTSDAKAAARMLRADLAERQITISHSAALETVAHQLGYRDWNTAGASLGEPRADAAGLGTPVPILRVQRFEDARDFYLGYLGLHIEWEHRFEPGMPLYVRLSRGDMCLDLSEHHGDGTPGSSVWIPVADVGALHEELEQKDYPSVRPGVEQDAPGGRP; encoded by the coding sequence ATGGACCTCACCACCAGCGACGCCAAGGCCGCAGCACGCATGCTGCGAGCCGATCTGGCCGAACGGCAGATCACGATCAGTCACAGCGCTGCCCTCGAAACGGTCGCCCACCAGCTCGGCTACCGGGACTGGAACACCGCCGGTGCCTCCCTCGGCGAACCCCGTGCCGACGCGGCCGGTCTCGGCACGCCCGTCCCCATCCTGCGGGTGCAGCGCTTCGAGGACGCCCGGGACTTCTATCTGGGCTATCTCGGTCTCCACATCGAGTGGGAGCACCGCTTCGAGCCGGGCATGCCGCTCTACGTCCGCCTCTCCCGCGGCGACATGTGCCTCGACCTGTCCGAGCACCACGGCGACGGAACGCCCGGAAGCTCGGTCTGGATCCCGGTCGCCGACGTGGGCGCGCTCCACGAGGAACTGGAACAGAAGGACTATCCGTCGGTGCGTCCCGGTGTGGAGCAGGACGCACCGGGTGGCCGACCCTGA
- a CDS encoding sensor histidine kinase, whose product MTRRPGMSVRLKLTLSYAGFLLLTCTLLGAVWLFLLPREASVGSLVPDLTNVPRIFDHTNFGPVVFSPAAALILAFLLVLGLVGGWFLAGRMLAPLTPIAEATRVAAGGSLTHRIELTGRDDEFHELADAFDAMLARLEAHVAEQRRFAANASHELRTPLAITQALLDVARADPDHDHDHDHDELLDRLLAANTRAIELTEALLLLSRADGRAFTRERVDLSLVAEDAVETLLPLAERRGIDIEVEVEVAGDAVSATGSPALLRQLAMNLVHNAIVHNVPVGGTLRVGIGACTGSALFTVENTGQELTPQLTATLAEPFRRGTERVRDEHAGVGLGLAIVRSITEAHDGELRLAPRAGGGLRVEVRLPAG is encoded by the coding sequence GTGACCCGCAGGCCCGGTATGAGCGTCCGGCTCAAGCTCACCCTCAGCTACGCCGGGTTCCTGCTGCTCACCTGCACCCTGCTCGGCGCCGTCTGGCTGTTCCTCCTCCCGCGCGAGGCGTCCGTCGGGTCCCTCGTCCCGGACCTCACCAACGTCCCGCGGATCTTCGACCACACGAACTTCGGACCGGTCGTGTTCAGCCCGGCGGCCGCGCTGATCCTCGCCTTCCTGCTCGTTCTCGGGCTGGTCGGCGGATGGTTCCTGGCCGGCCGCATGCTCGCCCCGCTGACCCCGATCGCCGAGGCCACCCGGGTGGCCGCCGGCGGATCGCTCACCCACCGGATCGAGCTGACCGGTCGCGACGACGAGTTCCACGAGCTCGCCGATGCCTTCGACGCCATGCTGGCGCGCTTGGAGGCGCACGTCGCCGAGCAGCGCCGGTTCGCCGCGAACGCCTCGCACGAGCTGCGCACCCCCTTGGCGATCACGCAGGCGTTGCTCGACGTGGCCCGCGCCGATCCCGACCACGACCACGACCACGACCACGACGAGCTCCTCGACCGTCTGCTGGCCGCCAACACCCGGGCGATCGAGCTCACCGAGGCTCTGCTGCTGCTCAGCCGTGCCGACGGGCGGGCTTTCACCCGCGAGCGGGTCGACCTGTCTCTCGTCGCCGAGGACGCGGTCGAGACGTTGCTGCCCCTCGCCGAACGGCGCGGCATCGACATCGAGGTCGAGGTCGAGGTCGCCGGCGACGCCGTGTCTGCCACCGGCTCGCCGGCGCTGCTACGCCAGCTGGCGATGAACTTGGTGCACAACGCGATCGTGCACAACGTGCCGGTGGGCGGGACGCTCCGGGTCGGTATCGGAGCCTGCACCGGTTCGGCGCTGTTCACCGTCGAGAACACCGGGCAGGAGCTGACCCCGCAGCTGACCGCCACGCTGGCCGAACCCTTCCGACGCGGCACCGAGCGGGTCCGCGACGAGCACGCCGGTGTCGGCCTCGGACTGGCGATCGTCCGGAGCATCACCGAGGCGCACGACGGCGAGCTGCGGCTCGCCCCGCGGGCGGGCGGTGGGCTCCGTGTGGAGGTGCGACTGCCCGCCGGATGA
- a CDS encoding response regulator transcription factor — protein sequence MRVLIVEDELHLAEAIRDGLRREAIAADIAGDGDTALELLAVNAYEIAVLDRDVPGPTGDEIAAHIVASDSGMPILMLTAADRLDDKAAGFELGADDYLTKPFALRELVLRLRALDRRRAHARPPVREIAGLRLDPFRREVHRDGRYVALTRKQFAVLEVLVAAEGGVVSAEELLERAWDENADPFTNAVRITVSALRKRLGEPGIIATVAGAGYRIDIPV from the coding sequence GTGCGCGTGCTGATCGTCGAGGACGAGCTCCACCTGGCCGAGGCCATCCGCGACGGCCTGCGCCGGGAGGCCATCGCCGCCGACATCGCCGGCGACGGCGACACGGCGCTGGAGCTGCTCGCGGTCAACGCCTACGAGATCGCGGTCCTCGATCGGGACGTCCCCGGGCCGACCGGCGACGAGATCGCGGCCCATATCGTCGCGTCCGACAGCGGCATGCCGATCCTCATGCTCACCGCGGCCGACCGGCTCGACGACAAGGCCGCAGGTTTCGAGCTGGGCGCCGACGACTACCTCACCAAGCCGTTCGCACTGCGCGAGCTCGTGCTGCGGCTCCGGGCGCTGGACCGCAGGCGGGCGCACGCCAGGCCTCCGGTGCGCGAGATCGCCGGCCTGCGGCTGGACCCGTTCCGCCGCGAGGTCCACCGGGACGGCCGCTACGTCGCGCTCACCCGCAAGCAGTTCGCCGTCCTGGAGGTCCTCGTAGCGGCCGAGGGCGGTGTCGTCAGCGCCGAGGAGCTGCTCGAACGTGCCTGGGACGAGAACGCCGACCCGTTCACCAACGCCGTCCGCATCACCGTGTCGGCCCTGCGCAAACGCCTGGGTGAACCCGGGATCATCGCGACGGTGGCCGGGGCCGGCTACCGCATCGACATCCCGGTGTGA
- a CDS encoding M15 family metallopeptidase domain-containing protein: protein MSGNAVDIGHPDAASWLSRHGADHGLCRIYDNEPWHFELRPDAVDDGCPARYADPTHDPRMQR, encoded by the coding sequence GTGTCCGGCAACGCCGTCGACATCGGACACCCCGATGCTGCGTCATGGCTGTCGCGCCACGGCGCCGACCACGGGCTGTGCCGGATCTACGACAACGAGCCGTGGCACTTCGAACTCCGCCCCGACGCCGTCGACGACGGTTGCCCGGCCCGGTACGCCGACCCGACCCACGACCCGAGGATGCAGCGGTGA
- a CDS encoding DUF4870 domain-containing protein, with protein MSQQYPGHSGPPPSDSSRIAAILAHLSAPIAAVLSAGLLSLLGPLLVWLVKKDDPFARRAAAGAFNFNLMFWVLFIVSWLLILTVIGVLVAVPLMIVLFVVSAWCHIKGAIKASNNQSYDYPFQLRMLS; from the coding sequence ATGTCGCAGCAGTACCCCGGCCATTCCGGGCCCCCGCCGTCCGACAGCAGCCGGATCGCAGCAATCCTCGCCCATCTCTCGGCGCCGATCGCCGCGGTACTCAGCGCAGGACTGCTGAGCCTGCTCGGCCCGCTGCTGGTCTGGCTGGTCAAGAAGGACGATCCGTTCGCGCGCAGGGCCGCGGCCGGGGCGTTCAACTTCAACCTGATGTTCTGGGTGCTCTTCATCGTCAGCTGGCTGCTGATCCTGACCGTGATCGGCGTGCTCGTCGCCGTCCCACTCATGATCGTTCTGTTCGTGGTGTCCGCGTGGTGCCACATCAAGGGAGCGATCAAGGCGTCGAACAACCAGTCCTACGACTACCCGTTCCAGCTCCGCATGTTGTCGTGA
- a CDS encoding EAL domain-containing protein: MHEATIDLPGRAALITRRLCRPDFLAHVRFAYQPIVSLAGRTTVGFEGLARWTDPQLGEVSPVDFVPIADDTGRLPGLTTRALMDGMHVVRGGGFLSINVDVAGFCDPSFPGRVLDACTMRSFPPDRLLLEVTETGVIRDPVWFRAAMTTLQQAGVRIAADDLGAGLSTLARVVEYPFDVVKLDRTLIRLIHTARGRRVLCRALELVHEHGAVTVAEGIEDIATAERCLGAGVDLGQGWLFGRPAFPEVSGHAPVA; encoded by the coding sequence ATGCACGAGGCGACGATCGATCTCCCCGGGCGCGCCGCGCTGATCACCCGGCGGCTGTGCCGGCCGGACTTCCTCGCACACGTCCGGTTCGCCTACCAGCCCATCGTGAGCCTGGCGGGCCGGACCACCGTCGGGTTCGAGGGCCTCGCACGCTGGACGGATCCGCAGCTCGGCGAGGTCTCCCCGGTCGACTTCGTACCGATCGCCGACGACACCGGCAGACTCCCCGGACTCACCACGCGCGCGCTGATGGACGGGATGCACGTCGTCCGCGGTGGCGGCTTCCTCTCGATCAACGTCGACGTCGCCGGGTTCTGCGACCCCAGCTTCCCGGGCCGCGTCCTCGACGCGTGCACCATGCGGTCGTTCCCGCCGGACCGGCTGCTCCTCGAGGTGACCGAGACCGGCGTGATCCGTGACCCCGTCTGGTTCCGCGCGGCGATGACGACGCTGCAGCAGGCGGGGGTCCGGATCGCCGCGGACGATCTCGGTGCGGGCCTGAGCACACTCGCGAGGGTCGTCGAGTATCCGTTCGACGTCGTCAAACTGGACCGCACGCTGATCCGGCTGATCCACACAGCACGCGGCCGTCGCGTGCTGTGCCGTGCGTTGGAGCTCGTGCACGAGCACGGCGCGGTGACCGTCGCGGAGGGCATCGAGGACATTGCGACCGCGGAGCGGTGCCTCGGCGCGGGGGTGGACCTCGGCCAGGGATGGTTGTTCGGCCGACCGGCGTTTCCCGAGGTCTCCGGCCACGCGCCGGTGGCCTGA
- a CDS encoding nucleotide triphosphate diphosphatase NUDT15, protein MDLPRPVSGVGVVLERDDGLVAIGHRVTAGEDPSWSFPGGHLEGGETPVQAALRELAEETGVVVERGSVFAVCVRTGGSGVTFAVHVAAPPGAVLTVLEPHAVDAWRWADPDDLPGPVFAHTAAVRHVWRHPGTGLAGWDLHPFAR, encoded by the coding sequence ATGGATCTTCCCCGTCCGGTGTCGGGTGTCGGTGTGGTGCTGGAGCGCGACGACGGCCTGGTCGCGATCGGCCACCGCGTCACCGCGGGCGAGGACCCGAGCTGGTCGTTCCCCGGCGGCCATCTGGAAGGCGGCGAGACGCCGGTGCAGGCCGCGCTGCGCGAGCTGGCCGAGGAGACCGGCGTCGTGGTGGAGCGGGGCTCGGTGTTCGCGGTCTGCGTGCGGACCGGTGGCAGCGGTGTGACGTTCGCGGTGCACGTCGCCGCCCCACCCGGTGCCGTGCTCACGGTCCTCGAGCCGCACGCCGTCGATGCCTGGCGCTGGGCCGATCCGGACGATCTGCCCGGGCCGGTGTTCGCGCACACCGCCGCCGTGCGGCACGTCTGGCGACACCCCGGCACCGGGCTGGCGGGCTGGGACCTGCACCCGTTCGCTCGGTAG